One genomic segment of Vespa velutina chromosome 10, iVesVel2.1, whole genome shotgun sequence includes these proteins:
- the LOC124951991 gene encoding uncharacterized protein LOC124951991 isoform X2 has protein sequence MGDRNQGSIDRSFTNMVAEAYYIRNPYPVPDVSREGCWTAGGPVLGDKVLRNYKDWDLKLTPYERLFAHHTLNSIRKDCRLIRPKVPNDSLDLALNSIYVHSKDTLVPKMYTIMQPETLGRETWRVLKNEIKIVPKKPILPVEQTRKVIITKNIFESSTKERILGESLKCYRGPVTQDRIHPSSVKLAMEGPHTDQSNPGYSRKIDGTFYNI, from the exons ATGGGAGATCGTAATCAAGGATCTATCGATCGTAGCTTTACAAATATGGTGGCCGAAGCGTATTACATACGGAATCCTTATCCCGTACCGGATGTCTCTCGAGAGGGTTGTTGGACGGCCGGTGGACCTGTGTTAGGTGATAAAGTCTTACGTAACTACAAGGACTGGGATTTGAAATTGACTCCTTACGAACGCCTCTTCGCTCATCATACCTTGAATAGTATAAGAAAAGATTGTCGATTGATCAGACCAAAG GTACCAAATGATTCTTTGGACTTGGCATTGAATAGTATTTACGTTCATAGCAAGGACACGTTAGTTCCAAAGATGTATACAATCATGCAACCAGAAACTCTAGGACGAGAGACTTGGCGAGTTCTCAAGAATGAGATAAAG ATCGTACCTAAGAAGCCAATATTACCGGTTGAACAGACGAGAAAGGTAATCataactaaaaatatattcgagtcCTCGACGAAGGAAAGGATTTTGGGTGAATCATTAAAATGTTATCGCGGACCGGTCACTCAGGATAGGATACATCCTAGCAGTGTGAAATTAGCTATGGAGGGTCCTCACACGGATCAATCGAATCCTGGCTACAGTCGTAAAATTGACGGaactttttacaatatttaa
- the LOC124951991 gene encoding uncharacterized protein LOC124951991 isoform X1 yields the protein MDNIFAKLRALYGDVEHWGGSFTNMVAEAYYIRNPYPVPDVSREGCWTAGGPVLGDKVLRNYKDWDLKLTPYERLFAHHTLNSIRKDCRLIRPKVPNDSLDLALNSIYVHSKDTLVPKMYTIMQPETLGRETWRVLKNEIKIVPKKPILPVEQTRKVIITKNIFESSTKERILGESLKCYRGPVTQDRIHPSSVKLAMEGPHTDQSNPGYSRKIDGTFYNI from the exons ATGGACaatatttttgcaaaattaCGAGCCCTTTATGGGGATGTGGAACATTGGGGAGGAAG CTTTACAAATATGGTGGCCGAAGCGTATTACATACGGAATCCTTATCCCGTACCGGATGTCTCTCGAGAGGGTTGTTGGACGGCCGGTGGACCTGTGTTAGGTGATAAAGTCTTACGTAACTACAAGGACTGGGATTTGAAATTGACTCCTTACGAACGCCTCTTCGCTCATCATACCTTGAATAGTATAAGAAAAGATTGTCGATTGATCAGACCAAAG GTACCAAATGATTCTTTGGACTTGGCATTGAATAGTATTTACGTTCATAGCAAGGACACGTTAGTTCCAAAGATGTATACAATCATGCAACCAGAAACTCTAGGACGAGAGACTTGGCGAGTTCTCAAGAATGAGATAAAG ATCGTACCTAAGAAGCCAATATTACCGGTTGAACAGACGAGAAAGGTAATCataactaaaaatatattcgagtcCTCGACGAAGGAAAGGATTTTGGGTGAATCATTAAAATGTTATCGCGGACCGGTCACTCAGGATAGGATACATCCTAGCAGTGTGAAATTAGCTATGGAGGGTCCTCACACGGATCAATCGAATCCTGGCTACAGTCGTAAAATTGACGGaactttttacaatatttaa
- the LOC124951991 gene encoding uncharacterized protein LOC124951991 isoform X3, whose product MVAEAYYIRNPYPVPDVSREGCWTAGGPVLGDKVLRNYKDWDLKLTPYERLFAHHTLNSIRKDCRLIRPKVPNDSLDLALNSIYVHSKDTLVPKMYTIMQPETLGRETWRVLKNEIKIVPKKPILPVEQTRKVIITKNIFESSTKERILGESLKCYRGPVTQDRIHPSSVKLAMEGPHTDQSNPGYSRKIDGTFYNI is encoded by the exons ATGGTGGCCGAAGCGTATTACATACGGAATCCTTATCCCGTACCGGATGTCTCTCGAGAGGGTTGTTGGACGGCCGGTGGACCTGTGTTAGGTGATAAAGTCTTACGTAACTACAAGGACTGGGATTTGAAATTGACTCCTTACGAACGCCTCTTCGCTCATCATACCTTGAATAGTATAAGAAAAGATTGTCGATTGATCAGACCAAAG GTACCAAATGATTCTTTGGACTTGGCATTGAATAGTATTTACGTTCATAGCAAGGACACGTTAGTTCCAAAGATGTATACAATCATGCAACCAGAAACTCTAGGACGAGAGACTTGGCGAGTTCTCAAGAATGAGATAAAG ATCGTACCTAAGAAGCCAATATTACCGGTTGAACAGACGAGAAAGGTAATCataactaaaaatatattcgagtcCTCGACGAAGGAAAGGATTTTGGGTGAATCATTAAAATGTTATCGCGGACCGGTCACTCAGGATAGGATACATCCTAGCAGTGTGAAATTAGCTATGGAGGGTCCTCACACGGATCAATCGAATCCTGGCTACAGTCGTAAAATTGACGGaactttttacaatatttaa